CCAGGAGCGGGAGGACAAAGAGGCTGAAATTGCGAAGGTAGAACGATACGTTTTCCGAGGGTCCCGAGATGCGGAGACCGAAGAGTTCAGGGATCTTGACGGCAACAGCCGCGGCGATGGCCAGTCCCACGGCCGCGACGGCATCGCGTGAATGGGTCGGCGATGAAACATCGCCCGCCGGTGAAACCACAAGCTGCTTCCAGAGGCGTTCGGAATATTCGATGGCGAATTCGCGCGAAAGAGTATCCAGGGCCCCCAGGCGCTTGACGGCCACGAGGAAGGCTTCGTCCTCGTCCAGGCCCGCCTTGCGCAGCGCATCGATCTGATTGCGAAGGTGGTCCTCGAGCTCGCTGACGTCGGCGGAGTGAATCGCTTGCCGTCTCCTCAGATACTGTCGCCACTGACCGATGCGTTCTTCCAGTACTGTTTTACTTGTCACGATAGGACTCCTGTCAAGGCCATATGCCGGATTCCCTTCATCGTTTGATTCACGACTTGCCACTGGCGGCAATGGTCCTCGAGCTGCTTCGAGCCGGCACGGGTCAGCCGGTAGTACTTGCGTCGCCGTCCTGTTTCCGACCGGGCCCAGAGCGCCTCGACAAGGCCGTTGCGCTCGAGGCGGTGAAGAAGAGGGTAGAGCATGCCGTCGGTCCATTGCAGTTCGCCGCCGGACAGTTCGCCGACCCGCTTGATGACGGCGTATCCGTAACTTTCACCTTCGCTCAGGATGGCGAGCACGAGCGGCGTGGCCGAGGCGGCGACAAGATCCTTGTCGATGTTCACGATGTCGGAATTCCTTTACCTAGAGGCACTATACATAACAGTTCTATGTAAGTCAAGACGCCTCCAATCTCCAACCTATTTCTTAACCCCCCTGTACGTTGCTGCTGCCGGAAACCCCTCATCTCTGCATATTCTATTTATCCCCCCAACCCCCCTTGGAAAACAAGGGGGGCAAGCGGACGGGGTTTCCGGAGTGGGATGCTGGAGACAGCCTCTCCTCTGCCATATTTCTTAACCCCCCTGTACGCTGCCGATGCCGAAAACCCCTTCATCTCTGCATATTCTATTTATCCCCCCAACCCCCCTTGGAAAACAAGGGGGGCAAGCGGACGGGGTTTCCGGAAAGGATGGGCGATACAGGAATCGAACCTGTGACTTCTACCGTGTGAAGGTAGCACTCTGGCCGCTGAGTTAATCGCCCACGGCTTTATTCTAGTCAACTCCCGCCGAATGTCAATTTTCCGGTTGTGGCGAGCGTTGAAGTTGACATCGGCCATCATTCTGATTATATAGTGATTAATGGCTATTACGCGATGTCCCTACTGCCGGGCGATCATCGACGAAAAAGACCAGTTTTGCACGAACTGCGGAACCCAGCTTCTTTTTCCCGAAGATGAAGCCGTCGAGGAAGACATCCCCGGTGACCGAATCATCGACGTCGCCGACGAAGAGAAAGACTACGAAATCCCTCCCCCCGGGATCGAAGAGAATGAGGAGGATGGCGACGGCGATTCCGTCGCTGAAAACGATCTCGAAGAAGAAGTCATCATCATCGACGAAATCGAAGAGGCCGTCCGCCGCGCCGCGTCCGACGATTCCGATCCATCGGTGACCGAAAAGCCCCCCGTCGAAGAGCCCCCCAATGAAGAACCTCCATTCAAGGATCCTCCAATAAAGGAACCTCCGGCCAAGGATCCTCCGATCAAAGAGCCTCCGAACGAAGACGCTCCCGGGATTCCCATTGACAAGGATCCGCAGGACGAGGAGCCGTCTCATCACCGGGATCCGGAGCTGTCCGATCATGCCTCGACCGCGTCCCGGCCTCTGACCTTCGATACCGGTGAACTCGAAAAGAGCGGGAAAACCGCCGCCGACTTGGGAAAGCTGGAGATCGACCGTTGGCTTGATGATCGCAGGGAGCAGGATCAGAAAAAAGGAGACACCCTCCCGCCTTGGGCGGGAGAAATGAAAAGCTCCCGCTCCGAGGAGGGTATTGCGGATTCGGGAATCGGCCTTCCCGAGCGCGTCACTCAGGCCGCTCTGCCCTTCGGTTCGACTCCCGAGACGCAACCGGAAGAGGACATCTCCTGGAAACCCGGCGAAGACGACGAAGAACCTTCGGATTGGGCCATGGACCGGGAAGAAGAATTCGATGATTCCGGCGAATGGGAAGAGCCCGTCGAGGATGAAGTCGCACCCGTCCCGGTCCGTTCCTCACGGATGACCGGGTTTCTCAAGTCCAAAGCTTTCGATCTTTTCTTTCTCGCCGTCGTCTGGCTGATTTCGGCCGTGCTGGCGGCCCGGCTCATGGACACGTCGATCTTTCGGCTCCTGCCGGCCGCACCCAAGGCTCTTCTGGGATATTATGCCGTTCTTGTGGCCATGTATTTCTTCCTGTTCCAGTTCTTCCTGGGAGAGACCCTCGGCGACCGCATGTTCCGCCGGAAAAACGCCGGCTGACCGGATCCGAATCCTCTGAACAATTCCGCAACCTTCGTCCTTGCCTGAAGGAATCCCGGCGATGCCCAACGATGCCTGAAATCATCGGGGTCGGCCCAGGAACAACAAGCCGCGGGATCAGCCGGGTTCGGGCCGGCGGAAGATCCGGTCCCCAAGTGTTTTCCCGAAGATAATCCGGGAAAGGAGAACGTACCAACCCGAGAGCGTGGCGGCGTAGCCCAATAACGGGGTGAGGGCGTCCGCCGGCAGCCGGGCATCAGCCGTTCGAGAAACGAAAAGAGGACCCGAGGAACTTTTCCCGCACGCGGGCATCGGCGGCCAGCCTTTCGGGTGGCCCTTCCATGAGAATCTCCCCCTCATCGATAATGCAGGCCCGATCGACGATTTTGAAGGTGTCGTAGACGTTGTGATCGGAGACGACGATGCCGATGTTCCGATTCTTGAGCCGGAGAAAAATTTTCTGAAGTTCAAGAATGGTCAGGGGATCGATCCCCGTGAAGGGTTCATCCAGGAGAAGGAAGCGCGGTTTGAGAACGAGGGCCCGGCAGATTTCGAGCCTTCGCCGTTCGCCTCCGGATAGAGTGTAGGCCTCCTGGGAAGCCAAATCCTGCAAACCCAACTCTTCAAGAAGAGCGTTCGCCGAGGCCGCCCGCTCACTTCTAGCCAGACCCTGAAGCTCCAGAACCATCAGCAGGTTGCCCAGAACGGATTCCTTGAGAAAAATCGATCCTTCCTGGGGAAGATAGGTGATGCCTTTTTCCGCCCGTTCGACGGTCGTCCATTTGGAGATGTCTTCGCCGTCAAGCGACAGGCGTCCTCCGTCGGGCCGAAGAAGCCCGGCGATCATCAGAAAAGTCGTCGTCTTGCCCGCGCCGTTCCGTCCGAGAAGCCCGACGATTTCGCCGGTTCGAATGTTCAGGCCGACATCCTTGACCACGGTTCGGCGGCCGAATGTTTTCACCAGATCGCGGGCTTCCAGTACGGACATGTCAATCACTGTAGGAAATCAGGCCCCCATAGTAGAAGCATTCCCCGGGCTTGTCAACGAATGAAACCGGTCAGGCCCTTGGCAGGGCCGCCTGGTAGACGCTCAATGTTTTCCGCGCGACATCCTCCCATCCGGGCCGGACCGAAAGGGCTTTCAGGGCCGCCGCTCCCATGGCTTTTCGGGTTTCTGGCTTATCAAGGAGATCGGCCAGCTTGTCCGATAAGTCCCCGAGGTCACCGGAGTGGAATAGGCGGCCGTCCTCCCCGTCCCGGATGGCTTCGCGGTGCGGTGGAATGTCGCTGGCCAGACAACACAGGCCATGGCTTCGAGCCTCGATAAGAACGATAGGAAAGCCCTCGAGAGACGACGGCAGCACGAAAAGGGCCGCGTTGCTGAGAAGCTCGTCTTTTTCCTTCCCGCGGACATATCCCGTGAAAACGACGCCGGGGATTTTATCAGCCTGTTCCTGAAGACTGCGGACATGGGCGTCGGTGGCGCTCGATCCTCCGGCGATAACAAGCCGTGGCCTGTCCGATGCCGGCCGATCCGCGACCGCCCTGCGGTAAGCCTCCAGGAGCCAGTCGACTCTTTTTTCCGGTGTCAGGCGTCCCATAAACAGAATGAAATCCCCGCCCCTGAGATGGTATTTTTGCCGAATGATATTGGGAGATTCACGCTGCGGCAGAGTGATCCCATGAGAGACATGGGCCGTCTCGCGGCGGTACTTGTTTCGAAAATAGGTTTGCAGATCCCTCGAAACGACGATGGTTTTCCGCGGAACATGGACGACCACACGTTCGGCGATCTTGAGCAGTCTCCTTGCCAGCGGACCCCATTTCCGGGTGGCCCAGTCCAGCCGGTGGACGGTGACCACAACGGTTTTTCCGGCCATGGCGGGAATGAAGGAAAAAAATGAGGGGCCCAGGGCATGAAAATGCACAATATCGAAATTGTTAAACGCAGCGTGAACGGCGGCCGTAAAACTGTGAACGGCTGCGTCGAGATGCTTGGTCCGGATCGTGGGCAGATGGACCAGACGCATACCGTTGTGGGTTTTGAGCCGCCTGGGCGTATACCAGCTCCGGACATAAATGGTGACTTCGTGGCCGAGGGCGGCCAGGTGCCGGCCGAGTTCGTCCACGTGGTATTCGACGCCGCCGAATGTCGCCGGAACGCCTTTTTGTCCGATGAAGGCGATCTTCATATCCGCCTCTGCCGGACGGCCCGGGCAGCCTTGCGCCGGGCGATCCAGGCTGTCGTCCGAAAGAGGTGTCGTTTCATGGCGGGGGCCGCAGTGCCGATCATCCAACAGTTTTTAGGACACGTGCGGACTTTTTCGCGGACACGACGGGCCTGTTCTGAAGACCAGATTTCGTCGAAAGCTTGCTCGAGAAGGTTACCCATGCTCTCGAACCAAAAGCGCTCCTCCATGCCGTTGCAGGGAAGAACTTCTCCCCGGGGGTCGATAAAAAAGATATCCCGGCCTGCACCGCAAGGCAGGGGCCGCGTCGCCCCCGACACATATCCGGCCAGCCCGGCGTTGAAATAAGCCCGATACCAGTCCTTGATCCGCCGGGACCGGAGTTGAATTTCAGCAAGCTCCATGAAGCGTCGGGCGACGCTTTCCGGATCGGAGATCCTGTTGTCGTCCATGTGAAAATAGAAGGAATTGTGGACGGCGGCCGTGGCGAAATCCACACGCATCCGGCAGGCCAGCCGATGAAGGGGAAGAAGATCGGCCGCATTGGTGTCGGAAACCGTGACGGCAAGTCCGATGTCCTTCAGCCCCAGTTCCATGAGACCCAGAAGCGTTTTCAGACCATGGTCGAAACCGTCCGCCATCCCGCGAAGCTCGTCGTTTCGTTTGGGAAGGCCTTCCAGGCTGATCCGAAAACCGATGTCGGGATGATTTCGCGCCAGGCAAAGGATCTGGTCGGTCAGATAACCGTTTGTGGAGACAACGATGCGCCGGGCTTTTTTCTTGAGGACGGCGACGATGTCCCCGATGTCTTTTCGGAGAAACGGCTCTCCCCCTGTGATATTGCAAAACGACAGCTCGGGAAGCCGCTCGAGAACGATTGGACGAATGTCTTCCCTTTCATCGATGCGATGTTTCCATATGCCGCACATCGTGCAGCGGCTGTGGCAGGCATAGGTCGTGATGACCGCAGCCTGGAGTTTCACCGGCGGTTCTCCGCAGCCGAACGATAGGCGGTTATGAGGCCGTCGTAGTGCCGGTTGGGATGGAAATGCTCTTCGGAGAACTTCCGGGCGTTTTTTCCCATGACGGGTATTCTTTCAGGATTTTCGAGAAAAGACAAGATCGACCTCTGAAGATCGAAGGCCGATCCTGACTTGAAAAGCCGTCCCGTCTCCCCGTTGCGTACGAATTCGGGAATGCCGCCGACGAAGGCGCCGATAACCGGTTTGCCCAGAGCGAAAGCTTCAACGACGGCATAAGGGCTGTTTTCCGGCCATATCGAAGGAACGACGATGGCCAGGGACCTTCGGATTTCTTCCCAAACCCGTTCCCTTGGCTGGTGTCCGAGGAAAGCGACGTTGGTTAGGCCGAGAGTCCGGGCCGTCCTTTCGAGCGCCGTCCTTTCCGGACCGTCGCCGAGGATTTTGACCGTAACCTCGACGTTCCGAACGGCTTCGAGGAGGAGACCGACTCCTTTTTCCGTCGACAGACGGCCGGCGAAGACGAGTGTTTTTTCCGCGGGGATTGAGCTTTCGGGAGGCGGTCCCGGGTCGAAGAGGTTGGGAAGATGGCGGATCCGGCCGCGGAATCCCATGGAACGAAATTGTTGGATGAGAAAGAGGCTTGGGCTGATGAAGAGATCGACATTGCGGAAAATGCCGAGAACAGTGCGATGAAAAACCGCCTCGGCGGCGCCGAGAAAGCCGGCGGCCGCGGAGTTTTTGAGACATCGCCGGAGAACGCCATGGTAATAGCGGCCGCCGCGGCACCGGTCACAGGGCTGTCCGCCGCTCAGCAAAATGTAGGCCGGGCAGACAAGCTGATAGTCGTGAAGGGTCATGACCGTCGGAATACCGTACCGGCGGAGCCCATGGAGAATGGAGGGAGAGATCTGGCGGTGGATATTGTGGAGATGGGCGACATCGGGACGGGCTCGGCGGATCAGAGCCTCGATTTTCCGGCGCGCTTCCAGGGAATAGAGAATCCGGCCGGCGGCTTTCAGCTTGGCACTCGGGCCTTTCAGGCGGTCGAAATCGATCGGGGACATGAAGTATCGGGAATCCGGATGAGTCTCGTTCCGGGGATGACTCATGGAGAAAAAACGAACTTCGTGGCCGTGTCGCCGCAGCAGTTCGGCCGTGTCGAAAAACAGAGTTTCGCTTCCGCCTTTGCGATAGAAGAACTTGTTGACGAGGAGAATCTTCACAGGGTCTCCCGTCCGCATGCCACAGCCATTCCGGCTTTGAGTTTGGTTCGGGCTTCCATGCGAAGCTTCTCTGTGGCGGCGCGCATCCTGTCGGATATGTCCCCGGCTTCGGCCAGGGCCTCGGCAGCCAATCCGGAGATTCGTTCCGGCGAAAGATCCCCGATGTCCAGGGAATATTTCTGCAAACCCAAAGACCGAAGAGTGGAAGAGCTTTTTGGCTGGTAACCGATGGAGACGACGGGGATTCCCCGGAGAAGGGCCAGAAGCGCGGAATGGAATCGGGTGGCGATGACCAGATCGGCGCGAGCCAGACGGTCCATAACAGCGTCGGGCGGATCCGTTGCCGCTCCTCCTCCGTAGATCGCCCGGTTTTCGGGAAGGACCGTGCATAAACGCCGGTAAAGGCGCCGCGCAATCTCCCGATCATCCTCGAAACGGCCGGGTCCGCGGACCCAGGGAAGAACCAGGATTGAGGCATCAAGTCTCCGGACGATTTCGCTGCAGGCTTTTTCCAGAGCCGCCAGATAAGCCCGGCTTCGATCCCGGGCATCCCGGCGGGGCAGGTTGGGAAAACTCCACCGGCGCGGGGTGACCGCGATCAAAGGGCGTGACCGATCCCTCGGCCGCCTCGGCTCAATCGGGGGCTCGAGAAAAACGGCATCAGGGCATATTCCGACCCGGTTCCGACCCGGTGACCCGGCCAGAAGCTTGCAAAGAAATGCGTGGGATTCGTCTTCGCGGGCGAAGATTTTCCGGACGCCCCGTCCCCCCAGAGCGTTTTTCAGAAGACGGCGGGCGGCCGTGCCGTCCAAGGGGCCGAACGATTGGGGAAAATGAATCAGGGGCTTTTTCATCCAGGATGCGATTTTCACGTGGAGAATGTTCTGGAGAAACATCGGTCCCGGCAGGCGTTTTCGCCCGGTCCAGAAATATCCCCCGCCGCTGCCGATGACGAGATCGGCGGTCGAAAGACACTTCAGGAGACGCAACTTGGCGGCCGGATTTCCCGTCTCGGTCAACAACCGGGCCGTCTTTCCCGGTCGACCGGAATAAGCCGAAGGCGCGGGAAAAAGGGGCGGGAAGACATCGACATTCCAGGCATCGTAAGCGATCCTGTCGAGGGAGGCCGTTCGCGAGGTCAGGGCGATATCCGCTCCCGGATAAACCTCTCTTGCAAAATCGAGCTGGGCTTTGACGATGGCCGCGTCGCCCGTGTTGAGAACGGAGTGGGTATTGAGAATGACAATTCTCACGGCGTCCTAAATGCCCAGGCTCAGCCGTTCGGCCAGCGCCGAAGGCAGTCCGGCCTTGAGAATCTTATCCTGAGTCATCTCGATTTCGTAGTCGACACGATA
This genomic stretch from Acidobacteriota bacterium harbors:
- a CDS encoding helix-turn-helix transcriptional regulator, encoding MNIDKDLVAASATPLVLAILSEGESYGYAVIKRVGELSGGELQWTDGMLYPLLHRLERNGLVEALWARSETGRRRKYYRLTRAGSKQLEDHCRQWQVVNQTMKGIRHMALTGVLS
- a CDS encoding zinc ribbon domain-containing protein translates to MAITRCPYCRAIIDEKDQFCTNCGTQLLFPEDEAVEEDIPGDRIIDVADEEKDYEIPPPGIEENEEDGDGDSVAENDLEEEVIIIDEIEEAVRRAASDDSDPSVTEKPPVEEPPNEEPPFKDPPIKEPPAKDPPIKEPPNEDAPGIPIDKDPQDEEPSHHRDPELSDHASTASRPLTFDTGELEKSGKTAADLGKLEIDRWLDDRREQDQKKGDTLPPWAGEMKSSRSEEGIADSGIGLPERVTQAALPFGSTPETQPEEDISWKPGEDDEEPSDWAMDREEEFDDSGEWEEPVEDEVAPVPVRSSRMTGFLKSKAFDLFFLAVVWLISAVLAARLMDTSIFRLLPAAPKALLGYYAVLVAMYFFLFQFFLGETLGDRMFRRKNAG
- the lptB gene encoding LPS export ABC transporter ATP-binding protein, coding for MSVLEARDLVKTFGRRTVVKDVGLNIRTGEIVGLLGRNGAGKTTTFLMIAGLLRPDGGRLSLDGEDISKWTTVERAEKGITYLPQEGSIFLKESVLGNLLMVLELQGLARSERAASANALLEELGLQDLASQEAYTLSGGERRRLEICRALVLKPRFLLLDEPFTGIDPLTILELQKIFLRLKNRNIGIVVSDHNVYDTFKIVDRACIIDEGEILMEGPPERLAADARVREKFLGSSFRFSNG
- a CDS encoding glycosyltransferase family 4 protein translates to MKIAFIGQKGVPATFGGVEYHVDELGRHLAALGHEVTIYVRSWYTPRRLKTHNGMRLVHLPTIRTKHLDAAVHSFTAAVHAAFNNFDIVHFHALGPSFFSFIPAMAGKTVVVTVHRLDWATRKWGPLARRLLKIAERVVVHVPRKTIVVSRDLQTYFRNKYRRETAHVSHGITLPQRESPNIIRQKYHLRGGDFILFMGRLTPEKRVDWLLEAYRRAVADRPASDRPRLVIAGGSSATDAHVRSLQEQADKIPGVVFTGYVRGKEKDELLSNAALFVLPSSLEGFPIVLIEARSHGLCCLASDIPPHREAIRDGEDGRLFHSGDLGDLSDKLADLLDKPETRKAMGAAALKALSVRPGWEDVARKTLSVYQAALPRA
- a CDS encoding radical SAM protein, producing MKLQAAVITTYACHSRCTMCGIWKHRIDEREDIRPIVLERLPELSFCNITGGEPFLRKDIGDIVAVLKKKARRIVVSTNGYLTDQILCLARNHPDIGFRISLEGLPKRNDELRGMADGFDHGLKTLLGLMELGLKDIGLAVTVSDTNAADLLPLHRLACRMRVDFATAAVHNSFYFHMDDNRISDPESVARRFMELAEIQLRSRRIKDWYRAYFNAGLAGYVSGATRPLPCGAGRDIFFIDPRGEVLPCNGMEERFWFESMGNLLEQAFDEIWSSEQARRVREKVRTCPKNCWMIGTAAPAMKRHLFRTTAWIARRKAARAVRQRRI
- a CDS encoding glycosyltransferase; the encoded protein is MKILLVNKFFYRKGGSETLFFDTAELLRRHGHEVRFFSMSHPRNETHPDSRYFMSPIDFDRLKGPSAKLKAAGRILYSLEARRKIEALIRRARPDVAHLHNIHRQISPSILHGLRRYGIPTVMTLHDYQLVCPAYILLSGGQPCDRCRGGRYYHGVLRRCLKNSAAAGFLGAAEAVFHRTVLGIFRNVDLFISPSLFLIQQFRSMGFRGRIRHLPNLFDPGPPPESSIPAEKTLVFAGRLSTEKGVGLLLEAVRNVEVTVKILGDGPERTALERTARTLGLTNVAFLGHQPRERVWEEIRRSLAIVVPSIWPENSPYAVVEAFALGKPVIGAFVGGIPEFVRNGETGRLFKSGSAFDLQRSILSFLENPERIPVMGKNARKFSEEHFHPNRHYDGLITAYRSAAENRR
- a CDS encoding polysaccharide pyruvyl transferase family protein — encoded protein: MRIVILNTHSVLNTGDAAIVKAQLDFAREVYPGADIALTSRTASLDRIAYDAWNVDVFPPLFPAPSAYSGRPGKTARLLTETGNPAAKLRLLKCLSTADLVIGSGGGYFWTGRKRLPGPMFLQNILHVKIASWMKKPLIHFPQSFGPLDGTAARRLLKNALGGRGVRKIFAREDESHAFLCKLLAGSPGRNRVGICPDAVFLEPPIEPRRPRDRSRPLIAVTPRRWSFPNLPRRDARDRSRAYLAALEKACSEIVRRLDASILVLPWVRGPGRFEDDREIARRLYRRLCTVLPENRAIYGGGAATDPPDAVMDRLARADLVIATRFHSALLALLRGIPVVSIGYQPKSSSTLRSLGLQKYSLDIGDLSPERISGLAAEALAEAGDISDRMRAATEKLRMEARTKLKAGMAVACGRETL